One region of Candidatus Wallbacteria bacterium genomic DNA includes:
- the pilO gene encoding type 4a pilus biogenesis protein PilO, translated as MKNDKLILGGFSGIFILIFCYLSFFLLPLNSDIRKVKSNSDNNRRQFETTQEELKRFDIPDLNSKIETLKKKLKSFEEYKIERKDIPVLLDKITQIASKPRMKIYLNSIKQGGIQKNEKISEASDKPSPPKPVSSSSEQSAPPPPPPPGSGSTPPSPSGASSVPNQRLTVQQPGTQKTPDKITWLELPIFIEMSGEFIDIAKFFFYLNQIENIIIVDSLSLDTDSMNTGAIECKLKLVVVMGESNE; from the coding sequence ATGAAAAATGACAAGCTGATCCTGGGCGGATTTTCCGGCATTTTCATCCTTATCTTCTGCTACTTGTCCTTTTTCCTGCTTCCACTGAACTCTGATATCCGGAAAGTCAAAAGCAATTCGGACAATAACCGCCGCCAGTTTGAGACTACTCAGGAAGAGCTGAAACGATTCGATATCCCTGACTTGAATTCCAAGATCGAAACGCTGAAAAAAAAGCTTAAGAGTTTTGAAGAATACAAGATAGAGCGCAAAGATATACCCGTCCTCCTGGACAAGATCACCCAGATCGCCTCCAAGCCGAGGATGAAAATCTATCTGAACAGCATCAAACAGGGCGGAATCCAGAAAAACGAAAAAATTTCCGAAGCTTCCGACAAGCCAAGCCCGCCGAAACCGGTTTCCTCTAGTTCAGAGCAATCCGCACCTCCGCCTCCACCTCCACCCGGTTCTGGAAGCACCCCTCCATCACCTTCTGGTGCATCATCCGTTCCCAATCAGCGCTTGACTGTACAACAACCCGGCACGCAGAAAACCCCGGATAAGATCACCTGGCTGGAACTGCCGATTTTCATCGAGATGTCCGGAGAGTTCATCGACATAGCCAAATTCTTTTTTTATCTGAACCAGATCGAAAACATAATCATAGTGGACAGTCTCAGCCTGGATACAGATTCCATGAATACCGGCGCCATCGAATGCAAACTTAAACTGGTAGTCGTAATGGGTGAGTCCAATGAATAA
- a CDS encoding ATP-binding protein: protein MSKELLKEIIRDFHQSVFPDVETRNLTVPTDSGKIVTIIGPRRAGKSYFLYYLMKKLRIPRENLVYISFEDERLDLKTEELDLILQAYRELYPENDLCKVFFFFDEIQNIDHWDKFIRRVYDSISRHIFITGSNSKSLSREISTALRGRTICYELFPLSFPEYLSFHKVGIEIHSSKNRSLIIRHFQKYLRYGGFPELIRFEDNLKDKILQEYFNTMLFRDIIERYEIKQIYVLKYFIKRLFSSTGREFSINKIFNELKSQGIKIGKNLLYEFLENLENIYLMLILKRYDEKITRLELAEKKIYCIDNGILQAVSFRFSKDSGKILENLVAIELKRRHKNVYFAKNHSECDFIVSERDGIIACYQVCSVMNDPVTRDREIKGLINAQKKFGGAGFIITENEEEVIKTPESNIIVIPAYKFLIFPEKYR from the coding sequence ATGAGTAAAGAATTACTAAAAGAAATCATCCGGGATTTTCATCAGTCGGTTTTTCCTGATGTTGAAACCAGGAATTTAACAGTCCCCACAGACAGCGGAAAAATCGTGACAATCATCGGCCCGCGTCGTGCCGGGAAGAGCTATTTTCTTTATTATCTGATGAAAAAACTCCGGATACCCAGAGAAAATCTAGTTTACATCAGTTTCGAGGACGAGCGCCTTGACCTGAAAACCGAAGAATTGGATTTGATCTTGCAGGCTTACAGGGAATTGTATCCGGAAAATGATCTCTGCAAGGTGTTTTTTTTCTTTGATGAAATCCAGAACATTGATCACTGGGATAAATTCATCAGAAGGGTTTACGATTCGATCAGTCGTCACATTTTCATCACAGGATCAAATTCGAAATCACTCAGCCGCGAAATATCTACTGCTTTGCGCGGCAGGACCATCTGTTACGAACTTTTTCCCCTCTCCTTTCCGGAATATCTTTCATTCCACAAGGTCGGAATTGAAATTCATTCCTCGAAAAACAGAAGCCTGATAATCCGGCATTTTCAGAAATACCTGCGCTACGGAGGATTTCCTGAACTGATCAGATTCGAAGATAACCTGAAGGACAAAATTCTTCAGGAATATTTCAACACCATGCTTTTCAGGGATATCATAGAAAGATATGAAATCAAGCAGATTTATGTGCTTAAATATTTCATAAAAAGACTTTTTTCTTCGACAGGCCGGGAATTTTCGATAAATAAAATATTTAACGAGCTGAAATCACAGGGCATAAAAATCGGAAAAAATCTGTTGTATGAGTTTCTGGAAAACCTGGAAAATATATATCTGATGCTCATTTTGAAAAGATACGATGAGAAAATAACCAGACTCGAACTGGCAGAGAAAAAGATCTACTGCATTGATAACGGCATTTTACAGGCCGTCAGTTTCAGATTTTCGAAGGATTCGGGTAAAATTCTGGAAAATCTGGTAGCCATTGAACTGAAGAGAAGGCATAAAAATGTGTATTTTGCCAAAAACCACAGCGAATGCGATTTCATTGTTTCTGAGCGCGATGGAATAATCGCTTGTTACCAGGTTTGTTCAGTAATGAATGATCCTGTTACAAGGGATAGAGAGATCAAAGGCCTGATCAACGCGCAGAAAAAATTTGGCGGTGCTGGTTTTATTATCACTGAAAACGAAGAAGAGGTGATCAAAACCCCTGAATCCAACATTATCGTGATTCCAGCCTATAAGTTCTTAATCTTCCCTGAAAAATACCGGTAG
- a CDS encoding DUF4258 domain-containing protein, whose amino-acid sequence MNCIFSSHAMLEMQNRGISKSMVEAVLATPDQIVNEYGGLKAYQSKAIFENQKMYLVRVIVDDTLDPIKIITVYRTSKFEKYWRTS is encoded by the coding sequence ATGAACTGTATCTTTTCCTCCCATGCCATGCTGGAAATGCAGAATCGAGGGATATCTAAAAGCATGGTTGAAGCAGTACTTGCAACTCCTGATCAGATTGTCAATGAATATGGAGGATTAAAGGCATATCAGTCGAAAGCTATTTTTGAGAATCAAAAAATGTACCTTGTCAGGGTGATCGTTGATGACACACTAGATCCGATTAAAATTATAACTGTTTACAGGACCAGCAAATTTGAAAAATATTGGAGGACATCATGA
- a CDS encoding PilN domain-containing protein has product MPSFFKKSNDRIALEISPDGVQLLYFKGGRFAREKTIVFSENVRGNEFQEDNLVHLMFEEFKKEAKVEETLPVSLVVEKNSFNLRVAELPSVSEAKLRSLIFWDLATYFNFDTTEIYWDFSVLEDLRNGNSRVLIGAVKKQEWDRISAIVKSSGFALSGLESPISCFQTLFDKTGESQGQVAAVYFSTDSALCCFMVNNVPIFFRELTYNLGDDDSVNRLHEKWDHTQAFFQANFRFFVNKVYLCGRVPENILSTLEQIFGKGVKLISGLPEAGVSEYRLLPLAACALREKPLFPVSRLTAELEMPAKERDRMRLELPRVAEIYVLLGTLILLIASYLSLHFYNVWLSREMVRSSQVCQRYYPLIQKLNEVQVQKEKLAVKEKQLLALSNTKSGVVDLLTELSSRLPATSWISSLNVTSAGNGLKIQFTGSAGDYDSQMNFLESLKSLKNIRELNLDSIRQSNKSGSLWDYSISLRIQEALHE; this is encoded by the coding sequence ATGCCAAGTTTTTTCAAGAAGTCCAATGACAGGATTGCGCTGGAAATCAGCCCTGACGGAGTTCAGCTCCTTTATTTCAAAGGCGGCAGATTCGCCCGGGAAAAGACAATTGTTTTCTCTGAAAATGTCCGCGGCAATGAATTCCAGGAAGACAATCTTGTGCACCTGATGTTTGAGGAATTCAAGAAGGAAGCAAAGGTCGAGGAAACCTTGCCAGTCTCTCTGGTTGTGGAGAAAAACAGCTTCAACCTGCGCGTGGCAGAGCTGCCGAGCGTCAGTGAAGCCAAACTGCGCTCCCTGATTTTCTGGGATCTGGCTACTTATTTCAATTTCGACACTACCGAAATATACTGGGACTTCAGTGTGCTCGAAGACCTCCGCAACGGCAACAGCCGCGTTCTGATCGGAGCTGTGAAAAAGCAGGAATGGGACCGCATCTCTGCGATCGTAAAAAGTTCAGGATTTGCGCTGTCAGGGCTGGAATCTCCAATCTCATGCTTCCAGACCCTGTTCGACAAGACAGGCGAAAGCCAGGGCCAGGTAGCTGCCGTTTATTTTTCTACAGACAGCGCTCTCTGCTGCTTCATGGTGAACAATGTGCCGATCTTCTTCCGTGAACTCACTTATAATCTGGGCGACGATGACAGTGTGAACCGGCTGCATGAAAAATGGGACCATACCCAGGCCTTTTTCCAGGCCAATTTCCGTTTCTTCGTCAACAAGGTCTATCTCTGCGGCCGCGTGCCTGAAAACATTTTGAGTACCCTGGAGCAGATCTTCGGCAAGGGTGTAAAACTGATCTCCGGACTTCCGGAAGCAGGAGTCAGCGAATACAGACTGCTTCCCCTTGCAGCCTGCGCCTTGCGCGAGAAACCGCTTTTCCCGGTCAGCCGGCTTACCGCTGAACTGGAAATGCCGGCCAAGGAACGGGATCGGATGCGCCTGGAACTTCCTAGGGTGGCAGAGATTTATGTGCTGCTCGGAACTTTGATCCTGCTTATCGCCTCTTACCTCTCCCTGCATTTTTATAATGTCTGGCTGTCCAGGGAAATGGTGCGTTCTTCCCAGGTCTGCCAGCGCTATTATCCCCTGATCCAGAAGCTCAATGAGGTGCAGGTACAGAAAGAAAAGCTGGCAGTCAAGGAAAAACAGCTGCTGGCTCTCTCTAACACCAAGAGTGGAGTCGTTGATTTACTGACCGAATTGTCTAGCAGGCTTCCTGCTACAAGCTGGATCAGCAGCCTGAATGTTACCAGCGCGGGCAATGGCCTGAAAATCCAGTTCACAGGAAGTGCAGGGGATTATGACAGCCAGATGAATTTCCTGGAATCTCTGAAATCATTAAAGAATATCAGGGAATTGAATCTGGACAGTATCCGCCAGAGCAACAAATCCGGCAGCCTCTGGGATTATTCCATTTCGCTCAGGATTCAGGAGGCATTGCATGAATAA
- a CDS encoding secretin N-terminal domain-containing protein, with product MKYNSKLTVLIILLFTAISMAVDLDKQTVTMEFKDVDIQTVLQIFVKEKGLNIVAGDDVRGRISVSLNNVTLKRALEAILDVNGFGYSLEGDIVRVFKQGNEHRVNEIVNLQKLDAEQAKNLMASLLGPGGTITADASTRSLLIVDTPDRIRNIRETISSLEGKVIPSFAGTKEGTITPFIGIPNTVSVGKELRIIPIKLGNAAEIALMIKPLLSFDAVILTDEKTNTLFITDRKQAIDSAASVISYLDRKPMQVMIEAKIMEVALSKSDTMGMDWFWHNIMTGVYDAAGNPEDLASLAVKIPAAVLDPRNPGGTIRFGTMDSRNFNMALKALSTKSDAKLLSAPKVATLNNCSAEIEINSRWPKQQQQTTTSAGNAPRDTVTYDFVDVPIKLNVVPKIGEDGFINMQLEIQVDNVVEIVDVATNTPRITSRRTTTMMRVRDGDTIAIGGLIKNDVLNKTSKVPVLGDLPLIKSMFRSTAQSLEKSELIIFITPVIMDTGIDQRDIKVKDALRKKIESSLKDEPLDKSPLRKEEVQKLVDELKSDLH from the coding sequence ATGAAATATAACTCAAAACTGACGGTGCTGATCATACTTTTATTTACTGCAATCTCGATGGCCGTCGATCTTGACAAGCAGACGGTCACCATGGAATTCAAGGATGTCGATATCCAGACCGTACTTCAGATATTCGTGAAAGAGAAAGGTCTCAACATCGTCGCAGGGGATGATGTGAGGGGAAGAATTTCAGTCAGCCTTAACAACGTCACTCTTAAGAGAGCGTTGGAAGCGATTCTGGATGTGAACGGTTTCGGTTATTCGTTAGAAGGAGATATCGTCAGAGTGTTCAAGCAGGGTAATGAACACCGGGTGAATGAGATTGTAAACCTGCAGAAGTTGGATGCGGAACAAGCCAAGAATCTGATGGCGAGCCTGCTCGGACCAGGCGGTACGATCACAGCTGATGCGAGCACCCGAAGCCTTCTGATCGTGGACACTCCCGACCGGATCAGGAACATCAGAGAAACAATCTCCAGCCTGGAAGGAAAAGTCATTCCTTCTTTCGCAGGCACCAAAGAAGGAACGATCACTCCCTTTATCGGCATCCCGAATACCGTATCTGTGGGTAAAGAACTCCGGATCATCCCCATCAAACTGGGCAATGCAGCCGAAATTGCACTCATGATCAAACCTTTGCTGTCATTCGACGCTGTCATCCTGACTGACGAGAAAACCAATACTCTGTTCATCACTGACAGAAAACAGGCGATCGATTCTGCGGCCTCAGTAATCAGTTATCTTGACAGGAAGCCCATGCAGGTGATGATTGAAGCCAAGATCATGGAAGTCGCGCTCAGCAAGTCAGACACCATGGGAATGGACTGGTTCTGGCATAACATCATGACCGGAGTGTATGATGCTGCCGGGAATCCCGAAGACCTCGCTTCACTTGCCGTCAAGATCCCTGCCGCTGTGCTTGATCCCAGAAATCCGGGCGGCACAATCCGTTTCGGGACCATGGATTCCAGAAATTTCAACATGGCCCTGAAAGCGCTTTCTACTAAATCTGATGCCAAACTTTTATCAGCCCCCAAAGTGGCTACTCTGAATAACTGCTCAGCTGAAATCGAGATCAACAGCAGATGGCCGAAGCAGCAGCAGCAGACCACCACCAGCGCGGGTAACGCCCCTCGCGATACAGTCACCTACGATTTTGTGGATGTTCCGATCAAACTGAATGTAGTGCCCAAGATCGGGGAAGACGGCTTCATCAACATGCAGCTTGAGATCCAGGTGGACAATGTGGTGGAAATTGTGGATGTCGCGACCAACACCCCGCGCATCACTTCCAGAAGAACCACAACCATGATGCGGGTCAGGGACGGGGACACCATCGCCATCGGCGGTCTGATCAAGAACGATGTGCTGAATAAAACAAGTAAAGTACCTGTACTGGGCGATCTTCCCCTCATTAAATCAATGTTCAGATCCACTGCGCAATCTCTGGAAAAAAGCGAATTGATTATATTCATTACTCCTGTGATCATGGATACTGGAATTGATCAGAGAGACATCAAAGTCAAAGATGCATTACGCAAAAAGATCGAATCCAGCCTGAAAGATGAACCGCTGGATAAAAGCCCGCTCCGCAAGGAAGAAGTACAAAAACTGGTGGACGAGCTCAAGTCTGATTTGCATTAG
- the pilO gene encoding type 4a pilus biogenesis protein PilO, translating into MNKNRRDKILLYIIFALIVVVFVQRLFFRPLYKDTVELKSKIMEINAQIANARTKVNSMPELQNELDLLNSHVAEINKSIFAGNEFQLIKKIWEIAGQTNLMIKEMTPVGVSETDISRDSNYSLTFTASYLEFFNFVRFCELLLPVNLQVTDFNLVSSGNRENGQLKIVVKVVKE; encoded by the coding sequence ATGAATAAGAACAGGAGAGACAAAATCCTTCTGTACATCATCTTTGCCTTGATCGTAGTGGTGTTCGTACAACGGCTGTTTTTCAGGCCTCTTTATAAAGATACAGTTGAACTCAAGTCAAAAATAATGGAAATTAATGCTCAGATCGCCAATGCCAGGACCAAGGTGAATTCCATGCCTGAACTCCAGAATGAGCTGGATTTGCTCAACAGCCATGTGGCTGAAATCAACAAATCCATCTTTGCAGGCAATGAGTTCCAGCTGATCAAGAAAATCTGGGAAATCGCAGGACAGACGAATCTTATGATCAAGGAAATGACGCCTGTCGGAGTTTCTGAGACCGACATTTCCAGGGATTCCAATTATTCCCTCACTTTCACGGCCAGCTATCTGGAATTTTTCAATTTCGTACGTTTCTGTGAGCTGTTGCTGCCTGTGAATCTCCAGGTGACTGATTTTAACCTCGTTTCCAGCGGAAACAGGGAAAACGGACAGCTGAAGATTGTCGTCAAAGTGGTCAAGGAGTGA
- the pilM gene encoding pilus assembly protein PilM, producing EEAGLVLEKYAELDLKRDDLLKFSGLDLLTAYIEENKLQDHYCVLCVSGTSIIIRYILLPKIPVEELPTAVPFESKKELPFSLEEAELDYFIVGEVEKEGVKKLKAFVAAYKKEELQKYYQLFERLGLKLSSIVVTPPISENLIKMQGGKISDEIIAHIDIGYQTTSVNILNCGGLDFSRVIPMGSFQIDELIAENLAGNPLQVEGNLEKASRLKIENGLTGSDEKVVEWVRDGINNLLQRVRLSIGYYKTQTGAKKIDRVLLTGGLAGLKGIAPYLKDNLEANVELLRLEPNPELSISPEFSGLNTNLFATVIGGVIENKGSISRINLLAKYLRPKKEVSLSSSEDIQYFYKEIMIRLEKMIPNPKLLFTVIYAGLFILMLVPYLFLNTSKIYYSSKSADYSTNLNQLSTKLEQAVALRNEFKNLEIKVREKASIFQGKRNWSEIMVSLSHTFTEEVIVDSLNFKMEKNRNYSFTLSGKTGDTNMATMAAIDLGKNKYFSDEVALEDTMFSEGNAAQNKKRKLLFSLKGSLKNINYEK from the coding sequence TCGAAGAAGCAGGTCTGGTCCTGGAAAAATACGCAGAACTCGACCTCAAGAGAGACGACCTTCTGAAATTTTCCGGGCTTGACCTCCTGACCGCTTACATCGAGGAAAACAAGCTTCAGGATCATTACTGTGTCTTGTGTGTCAGCGGCACCAGCATCATCATCCGCTACATCCTGCTCCCGAAGATTCCGGTCGAAGAGCTGCCGACCGCGGTTCCATTCGAGTCCAAGAAGGAACTGCCATTCTCGCTGGAAGAAGCGGAACTGGACTATTTCATCGTCGGGGAAGTGGAAAAGGAAGGCGTAAAAAAACTGAAGGCCTTCGTTGCCGCATATAAGAAAGAGGAGCTGCAGAAATATTACCAGCTGTTCGAGCGGCTGGGACTGAAACTGAGTTCGATCGTCGTGACCCCTCCGATCTCGGAAAACCTGATCAAAATGCAGGGTGGAAAAATTTCGGATGAAATCATCGCGCACATCGATATCGGCTATCAGACTACCTCAGTGAACATTCTCAACTGTGGAGGCCTTGATTTCAGCCGCGTGATCCCAATGGGTTCCTTCCAGATCGACGAACTGATCGCTGAAAACCTGGCCGGGAATCCGCTTCAGGTTGAGGGTAATCTGGAAAAAGCTTCCAGGCTGAAAATTGAAAACGGGCTCACCGGCAGCGACGAGAAAGTCGTGGAATGGGTCAGGGACGGCATCAACAATCTGCTGCAGAGGGTCAGGCTTTCCATCGGATACTATAAGACCCAGACCGGAGCCAAGAAGATTGACAGGGTGCTGCTGACCGGGGGACTGGCCGGCCTCAAAGGAATTGCTCCATATCTGAAAGACAACCTGGAAGCGAATGTCGAACTTCTCAGACTGGAACCGAATCCGGAATTGAGCATCAGCCCGGAATTCAGCGGTCTCAATACCAACCTTTTCGCCACTGTGATAGGCGGAGTAATCGAAAATAAGGGATCCATTTCCAGGATCAACCTGCTGGCCAAGTATCTCAGGCCGAAGAAAGAAGTTTCACTCTCCTCATCCGAAGATATCCAGTACTTCTATAAAGAAATCATGATCCGTCTGGAAAAGATGATCCCGAATCCGAAGCTGCTTTTTACTGTCATCTATGCCGGACTTTTCATTCTGATGCTTGTGCCTTATCTGTTTCTGAATACATCCAAGATTTACTATTCAAGCAAGTCCGCAGATTACTCGACCAACCTCAACCAGCTATCCACAAAACTGGAGCAAGCAGTTGCTCTTAGAAATGAATTCAAGAACCTGGAAATAAAGGTGCGCGAAAAAGCCAGCATCTTCCAGGGAAAGCGCAACTGGTCCGAAATCATGGTTTCGCTTTCACATACTTTTACTGAAGAAGTGATAGTGGATTCGCTGAACTTCAAGATGGAAAAGAACCGTAATTATTCTTTCACACTCTCAGGAAAGACCGGAGATACGAACATGGCGACTATGGCTGCGATCGACCTCGGCAAAAACAAGTATTTCAGCGACGAGGTCGCGCTTGAAGACACAATGTTTTCAGAAGGAAATGCAGCCCAGAATAAAAAAAGGAAACTGCTCTTTTCTTTGAAGGGCAGCCTGAAAAATATTAATTATGAAAAATGA
- a CDS encoding secretin N-terminal domain-containing protein — protein MRCSLILLLILFTMAAAGINDPVPQSHYSYKILEGLKTENLLGEKGDLYQPGITLTRREVASLLAVSLSNLESMTREQVSTVSTELLEGLQKLTQEFSEELELLYSFGIDSLTRKITFLERAITDSKQGTSLEKPLKAAPMPQLQSPSTIELMTELPNAVPEKPALLMKFDPNDPVLNQKVSLNFVRTELPQVLTALFQDTTYSLVTGVDVKGKINIQVEDKTIIEILKSLAEANKFDFQIEQKIVTVIPISREVTEIIKLNFAEASEVVLLLDAFKGRTGSVKIDKRTKSILVTDAIENIRKMQKLIAEIDIESDKTRKILHVFSFKYVDPKDIESILTTLKSQEGILQVNSQNSTSIVIDYQENIDKIAEYIKKLDLPAESKQLQTEIYNVRYAKAVDIVSILQSDVFKKHDEYSKLQISSDARTNSLIISGKPADILSLKKYIKRLDARNRQVVITAKIIEVTLDDKHSEGVNWTKLVPKNNTNKALDQENTMKTLLFPEASNNFTFSFKFGTLDNEQFTSLLNALKTISNIKVVSNPTITTLDNVESKILIGEKIPFEETTTTSTGTTSKVTFKDVGITLTVTPTISSDNYVTLKVHPEISQQNGVVQSTGEPIIGTTEADTQVLVRNGDTMVIGGLVKETKSHVENKLPLLGDIPGIGRLFTFNSMTKNRVETIIFITPTIMDYEEGNPYEISEYFE, from the coding sequence ATGAGATGTAGTTTAATACTGCTCCTGATCTTGTTCACGATGGCGGCAGCTGGCATCAATGACCCTGTTCCGCAGTCGCATTACTCCTATAAAATCCTGGAAGGGTTGAAAACGGAAAATCTGCTTGGGGAAAAAGGCGACCTTTATCAGCCGGGCATCACACTGACCAGGCGCGAAGTTGCTTCACTGCTCGCAGTTTCACTGTCCAATCTGGAAAGCATGACCCGCGAACAGGTCTCGACTGTTTCCACTGAACTTCTGGAAGGCCTTCAGAAGCTCACCCAGGAATTTTCAGAGGAACTCGAACTGCTTTATTCATTCGGGATCGATTCATTGACCCGCAAGATAACATTCCTGGAGCGTGCAATCACAGATTCAAAGCAGGGCACCAGTCTCGAAAAACCGTTGAAAGCCGCACCGATGCCTCAGCTTCAATCTCCTTCCACCATCGAACTTATGACGGAACTGCCTAATGCAGTTCCCGAAAAACCGGCTCTGCTCATGAAATTCGATCCGAACGATCCAGTGCTTAATCAGAAAGTCTCGCTCAACTTTGTCCGCACCGAATTGCCCCAGGTTCTGACCGCACTGTTTCAAGACACCACTTACAGCCTGGTCACAGGTGTGGACGTTAAAGGGAAAATCAACATCCAGGTCGAAGACAAGACCATCATCGAAATTCTAAAATCCCTGGCTGAAGCCAATAAATTCGACTTTCAGATTGAACAGAAAATTGTGACTGTGATCCCGATTTCCCGCGAAGTCACTGAAATTATCAAGCTGAATTTCGCCGAAGCCAGTGAGGTCGTTCTGCTGCTCGATGCATTCAAGGGCCGCACCGGCTCTGTCAAGATCGACAAACGAACCAAGTCGATCCTGGTTACAGACGCTATCGAAAACATCAGGAAGATGCAGAAGCTGATCGCTGAGATCGACATTGAATCCGATAAAACCAGGAAAATCCTGCACGTTTTCTCTTTCAAGTATGTCGATCCCAAAGACATCGAGTCGATCCTCACCACCCTTAAATCACAGGAAGGCATACTGCAGGTAAATTCCCAGAACAGCACCAGCATCGTGATCGATTATCAGGAAAACATCGATAAAATTGCCGAATACATCAAGAAACTCGACCTTCCTGCTGAATCGAAGCAGCTGCAGACAGAAATCTACAATGTGCGCTATGCCAAGGCTGTAGACATCGTTTCCATACTTCAGAGCGACGTCTTCAAGAAGCACGATGAATACAGCAAATTGCAGATATCCAGCGATGCACGCACCAACAGCCTGATCATTTCCGGGAAACCGGCAGATATCCTGTCTCTGAAGAAATACATCAAACGCCTGGACGCCAGAAACCGCCAGGTTGTAATTACAGCCAAGATCATCGAGGTCACACTGGATGATAAGCACAGCGAAGGAGTCAACTGGACCAAGCTGGTGCCCAAGAACAACACCAATAAAGCGCTTGACCAGGAAAACACGATGAAAACCCTGCTCTTCCCGGAAGCCAGCAACAATTTCACATTCTCCTTCAAGTTCGGCACACTCGACAATGAACAGTTCACATCTCTCCTGAACGCTCTGAAGACAATTTCCAATATCAAGGTGGTCAGCAACCCGACCATCACCACCCTCGACAATGTCGAATCCAAGATCCTGATCGGCGAAAAAATTCCATTCGAGGAAACCACTACTACAAGCACAGGCACCACCAGCAAGGTCACCTTCAAAGATGTGGGAATCACTCTTACAGTCACTCCCACCATCAGCTCAGATAATTACGTCACTCTCAAGGTTCACCCTGAAATATCCCAGCAGAACGGCGTGGTTCAGTCAACCGGCGAACCGATCATTGGAACTACGGAAGCCGACACTCAGGTGCTGGTCAGGAACGGCGATACAATGGTGATCGGCGGTCTGGTCAAGGAAACCAAATCCCATGTGGAAAACAAGCTGCCCCTTCTGGGTGATATCCCCGGTATCGGCAGGCTTTTCACCTTCAATTCGATGACGAAAAACCGGGTGGAGACCATTATTTTCATCACTCCGACGATCATGGACTATGAGGAGGGTAATCCCTATGAAATCAGCGAATATTTTGAATAA
- a CDS encoding DUF2283 domain-containing protein, whose product MKVIYDPDVDVLKILLSNESVEESDEDKPGVIIDYDKNGNIVGLEILKASKRMENPRSFEYAVAG is encoded by the coding sequence ATGAAAGTGATTTACGATCCGGATGTTGATGTATTGAAAATCTTACTAAGTAACGAATCTGTCGAAGAAAGCGATGAAGACAAACCGGGTGTGATTATTGATTATGATAAAAACGGTAACATCGTAGGGCTGGAAATTTTAAAAGCCTCCAAAAGAATGGAGAATCCCCGCTCCTTCGAATATGCAGTGGCTGGATAG
- a CDS encoding type II toxin-antitoxin system RelE/ParE family toxin, giving the protein MLYSVIVGKRIILLHAFLKKTGKTPDKEINRASRNFEEFISREADL; this is encoded by the coding sequence GTGTTGTATTCAGTGATAGTTGGTAAAAGGATCATCTTATTACACGCATTTCTGAAAAAGACCGGCAAAACACCTGATAAAGAAATAAATAGAGCCAGTAGAAATTTTGAAGAATTTATATCAAGGGAGGCAGACTTATGA